In Bacteroidota bacterium, a single genomic region encodes these proteins:
- the asnB gene encoding asparagine synthase (glutamine-hydrolyzing), translating to MCGINIVVGIADKQQAYKVIGAMNAAMAHRGPDNDGIFTEVNVALGHRRLSIIDLSAAGNQPMSGANERYQIVYNGEFYNYREVKAQLLQDANPYEFKFASDTEVILAAYHKWGVNCLEHINGMFAFAIWDSLKKEVFIARDRLGIKPLYYYENNGTHIFSSEIRSLLSSGLIPRKLNKSGLVDYLRYQTVHAPQTIIEGVKMVMPGSYLLINTESKTVIEAKKYWQLNADKATENAPKSYKQVCEEVYDLLFKSVQRRLIADVPFGAFLSGGIDSSAVVGLMSKASSQTVKTFSVSFDEREFSEAKYAQMVADKFKTDHHEIKLTAEYFMQELPSALRAMDHPSGDGPNTYIVSKVTKNSGITMALSGLGGDELFAGYDIFKRSLKLQNYKWLASIPAFAKRVPALLLQTFKAGIASDKIAELLALKEFNFESTYPLSRQVMLEEKIAQLVAMPQLPVNAVSEILNGLQLNRFDSELSKVSVAEISTYMQNVLLRDTDQMSMASALEVRVPFLDYHLVEYVLSLSDAYKYPSTPKKLLIDALGPLLPAEIVNRPKMGFTLPWKHWMKNEMKQFCEERMQSLSARNSFHKTEILNLWNAFLADDVRITWSRIWYLVVLEDWLIQNNIED from the coding sequence AATCAACCTATGTCGGGAGCCAATGAGCGCTACCAGATTGTGTACAATGGTGAATTTTATAATTATCGAGAAGTAAAAGCGCAACTCTTGCAAGATGCTAACCCTTACGAATTTAAATTTGCGAGTGACACGGAAGTGATATTGGCTGCCTACCATAAATGGGGAGTTAATTGCCTCGAGCACATTAATGGGATGTTTGCTTTTGCCATTTGGGATAGCTTAAAGAAGGAAGTTTTTATAGCACGCGATCGATTAGGCATTAAACCCTTGTATTATTACGAAAATAATGGCACGCACATTTTTTCATCTGAAATTCGATCACTGCTCTCAAGCGGATTAATTCCGCGAAAGCTAAATAAATCGGGCTTAGTAGATTATTTAAGGTATCAAACAGTGCATGCACCACAAACAATTATTGAAGGTGTTAAAATGGTGATGCCGGGCAGTTATTTATTAATTAATACAGAAAGTAAAACTGTAATTGAAGCTAAAAAATATTGGCAGTTGAATGCCGATAAGGCAACTGAAAATGCGCCAAAATCATACAAACAAGTTTGCGAGGAAGTATATGACTTGCTTTTTAAATCGGTTCAACGACGGTTGATTGCAGATGTTCCTTTTGGGGCATTCTTAAGTGGAGGTATTGATTCGAGTGCAGTGGTAGGATTAATGAGCAAAGCTTCATCACAAACCGTAAAAACATTTTCGGTTAGCTTTGATGAACGCGAATTTAGCGAAGCAAAGTATGCCCAAATGGTTGCTGATAAATTTAAGACCGACCATCACGAGATTAAGCTTACAGCCGAGTATTTTATGCAAGAATTGCCATCCGCCCTGCGTGCCATGGATCATCCAAGTGGTGATGGCCCTAATACATACATTGTTTCAAAAGTTACAAAAAATTCAGGCATTACTATGGCTTTATCGGGCTTGGGAGGTGATGAGTTATTTGCAGGCTATGATATTTTTAAGCGTAGCTTGAAATTGCAAAATTATAAATGGTTAGCAAGTATTCCGGCTTTCGCGAAAAGGGTTCCGGCACTTTTATTACAAACCTTCAAGGCAGGAATCGCATCCGATAAAATAGCAGAATTACTAGCTTTAAAGGAGTTTAATTTTGAAAGTACTTACCCACTATCCCGACAAGTAATGTTGGAAGAAAAGATAGCACAATTGGTGGCTATGCCTCAACTTCCTGTAAATGCTGTTTCAGAAATATTAAATGGTTTGCAGTTAAATCGTTTTGATTCGGAATTGAGTAAAGTTTCGGTGGCCGAGATTAGTACGTACATGCAAAATGTGCTTTTACGTGATACCGATCAAATGAGTATGGCAAGTGCCCTTGAAGTGCGTGTACCCTTTCTCGACTATCACTTGGTTGAATATGTGTTATCACTTAGCGATGCTTATAAATACCCCAGCACACCTAAAAAATTATTGATTGATGCGCTAGGACCACTCCTTCCGGCAGAAATTGTAAATCGCCCTAAAATGGGCTTCACGCTGCCTTGGAAACATTGGATGAAAAATGAAATGAAGCAATTTTGCGAAGAACGCATGCAATCCTTAAGCGCGCGTAATTCTTTTCACAAAACCGAAATTCTAAATTTGTGGAATGCATTTTTGGCCGACGATGTGCGCATTACTTGGAGCCGCATTTGGTATTTGGTAGTGCTTGAGGATTGGCTGATTCAAAACAATATTGAAGATTAA
- a CDS encoding glycosyltransferase, translating into MPAKKRILVFIDWYLPGFRAGGPIQSCANLVDHLSAEFEFYIVTRDTDYCETKPYEGIVSDAWNILDNGTQVYYVSTASLNRVFIKKICVETKFDFVYINGVYSFYFSILPLFYLRNVVAKRVVVATRGMLAESAIAVKKTKKSIFLQVSKRLGLFKHVTFQASTVAEVSDIKRVMGKESKIVLAANLPKKAAPHHFSKREKVSGSIKLVNIARIAPEKNLKFALEILREVKANVAFDFYGPIYAEAYYEECKLLIAQMPSNIKVTYKDSIESSKVNEVFQSYHALFMPTLGENFGHIILESLVAGSPVLISDQTPWKDLQNRSLGFDVSLNDKASFVNAIEQMAALDGDEFAKWSLAAYNFGKEFVNNPEVLKQNLNLFEVNA; encoded by the coding sequence ATGCCTGCAAAAAAAAGGATTCTTGTTTTTATTGATTGGTACCTTCCCGGTTTCCGTGCAGGCGGTCCAATACAATCATGCGCCAATTTGGTGGATCACTTAAGTGCTGAATTCGAATTTTATATAGTAACGAGAGACACGGATTATTGCGAAACCAAACCCTATGAAGGAATTGTGTCTGATGCGTGGAATATTTTGGATAATGGAACTCAAGTGTATTATGTTTCTACTGCTTCATTGAACCGTGTTTTTATAAAAAAAATATGCGTAGAAACGAAATTTGATTTTGTTTACATCAATGGAGTGTACTCCTTTTATTTTTCAATTCTTCCCCTCTTTTATCTTCGAAATGTTGTTGCCAAAAGAGTTGTAGTTGCCACCCGAGGAATGCTTGCTGAGAGTGCTATAGCAGTGAAAAAAACGAAGAAATCAATTTTTCTTCAGGTGTCAAAACGCTTGGGATTATTTAAGCACGTTACATTTCAGGCCAGCACTGTTGCTGAAGTGAGCGATATTAAAAGGGTAATGGGCAAGGAATCAAAGATTGTACTCGCAGCAAATCTGCCCAAAAAGGCCGCACCACACCACTTTTCAAAACGAGAAAAAGTTTCGGGAAGTATAAAGCTGGTAAACATTGCACGCATCGCACCTGAAAAGAACTTAAAGTTTGCATTGGAAATATTGCGTGAAGTGAAAGCGAATGTTGCGTTTGATTTTTATGGTCCGATTTACGCTGAAGCATATTACGAAGAATGTAAATTGCTGATTGCGCAAATGCCTTCAAATATTAAGGTTACCTATAAAGATAGTATCGAAAGCAGCAAAGTTAATGAGGTGTTTCAGAGTTATCACGCCCTATTTATGCCCACTTTGGGCGAGAATTTTGGACACATTATTTTGGAATCTTTGGTAGCTGGGAGCCCTGTTTTGATTAGTGACCAAACACCATGGAAGGATCTTCAAAACAGGAGTTTGGGATTTGACGTATCTTTAAATGATAAAGCGTCATTCGTAAATGCAATCGAGCAAATGGCTGCGCTAGATGGTGATGAGTTTGCGAAGTGGTCGCTTGCGGCTTATAATTTTGGAAAAGAATTCGTGAATAACCCTGAAGTTTTAAAACAAAACTTAAATTTGTTCGAAGTCAATGCATAA
- the wcaF gene encoding colanic acid biosynthesis acetyltransferase WcaF: MVKTDLSRFSNSWYSPQAGIIKRLLWFCMNVAFFINPLFAFNRFKLFLLRLFGARIGKGVIIKPSVNIKYPWLLSIGDNCWIGENVWIDNLAEVNIESNVCISQGAFLLCGNHNYKKPTFDLEIGKILLEEGVWIGAKSVVCPGVTCHSHAVLAVGSIATSNLEAYWVYQGNPAQKLRERKMQFEKN, from the coding sequence ATGGTTAAAACGGATTTATCTCGGTTTTCGAATTCATGGTATTCGCCACAAGCGGGAATCATAAAGCGTTTGCTTTGGTTTTGTATGAATGTGGCTTTTTTTATTAATCCGCTCTTTGCTTTCAATAGATTTAAACTTTTTTTATTGCGGCTATTTGGCGCCAGGATTGGGAAAGGAGTGATAATAAAACCGTCTGTGAACATTAAGTATCCGTGGTTGCTAAGCATCGGAGATAATTGCTGGATAGGAGAAAATGTGTGGATTGATAACTTGGCGGAAGTAAATATTGAATCGAATGTTTGCATTTCGCAAGGTGCATTCTTGCTTTGTGGCAATCACAATTATAAAAAGCCGACCTTTGATTTGGAGATTGGCAAAATTTTGCTCGAGGAAGGTGTTTGGATTGGAGCAAAGTCGGTGGTATGTCCCGGAGTAACCTGTCATTCGCATGCAGTATTAGCAGTTGGCTCCATAGCAACAAGTAATCTTGAAGCATATTGGGTGTATCAAGGTAATCCTGCACAAAAGTTGAGAGAACGGAAAATGCAATTCGAAAAGAACTAA
- a CDS encoding glycosyltransferase family 4 protein, translated as MSDSNTRIVVRTHSLNYAEKRLFAGIPLKNYEVKKLIDFVRFPAHLYWRIKKKPHPFLTNLFCDFGLNKYQLLHFFNAINMGNQPWLTTFERYLPRDAHHPGEEPKENWYINYVLKRVAHKSCKKLIAISDYAYRSQVRYLEEYGKYQNEILSKIIVLHPPQKLMIQHWEEKKKDPDFTVFTIVGADFFRKGGMEVLHVFERLFKEGRNVKLNIISSLDYGDYASLATKEDQTKALTIINKYEHISHYSAIPNEAVMEILLKTDIGLLPTYDDTYGYFVLECQAFGCPVISTNGGALPEINNNEVGWMIDVPLFKDGRSLPKEPDQKITFSAVVEEKLYAFVLEALNNPGIIRQKGEKAMQRILKEHDMDVYTKRMEEIYTQALA; from the coding sequence ATGTCTGATTCGAATACACGAATTGTAGTAAGAACGCACAGCTTAAATTATGCTGAGAAGCGTTTATTTGCAGGCATTCCTTTAAAAAATTACGAGGTAAAAAAGCTGATTGATTTTGTGCGTTTTCCGGCACATTTGTATTGGCGTATAAAAAAGAAACCACATCCCTTTTTAACCAATCTGTTTTGTGATTTTGGATTAAATAAGTACCAATTGTTGCATTTTTTTAATGCCATCAATATGGGAAATCAGCCCTGGTTAACCACTTTCGAGCGTTACTTACCCAGAGACGCACATCATCCCGGGGAGGAGCCAAAAGAAAACTGGTACATCAATTATGTGTTAAAAAGAGTGGCGCATAAAAGTTGTAAAAAGCTGATAGCAATTAGTGATTATGCTTACCGTTCTCAAGTCCGCTACTTAGAGGAATATGGCAAGTATCAAAATGAAATTTTAAGTAAAATTATTGTCTTGCATCCCCCACAAAAATTAATGATACAGCACTGGGAGGAAAAAAAGAAAGACCCTGATTTCACTGTCTTTACTATAGTGGGTGCCGATTTTTTTAGAAAAGGCGGCATGGAGGTCTTGCATGTTTTTGAGCGTTTGTTTAAAGAAGGAAGGAATGTAAAACTCAATATTATTTCGAGTTTAGATTATGGTGATTATGCCTCCTTGGCCACAAAGGAGGATCAAACAAAAGCTTTGACAATTATTAATAAGTATGAACACATAAGCCATTACAGTGCTATTCCCAATGAAGCTGTAATGGAAATATTGCTGAAAACTGACATTGGTTTATTGCCCACTTACGACGATACCTATGGATATTTTGTGTTGGAATGTCAAGCATTTGGATGCCCGGTAATTTCTACCAATGGAGGAGCACTTCCTGAAATAAATAACAATGAAGTGGGCTGGATGATTGATGTACCTTTATTTAAAGATGGACGTTCCTTGCCGAAGGAGCCTGATCAGAAAATAACATTTAGTGCAGTGGTGGAAGAAAAATTGTACGCATTTGTTTTGGAAGCTTTAAACAACCCCGGTATTATCAGGCAAAAGGGAGAGAAAGCCATGCAACGGATTTTAAAAGAGCACGATATGGATGTGTATACCAAGCGCATGGAAGAGATATATACACAAGCATTGGCCTAA
- a CDS encoding glycosyltransferase, with product MKISIVTVCYNSAETIEDTILSVINQSYPDIEYILIDGGSKDRTLEIIGRYKNKIAKVVSEPDKGIYDAINKGVHLATGEIVAVLNSDDFYVDDTVIATVINTFKTSQCDCVYGDLQYVSRENPDKVTRHWVAGNYKEGMFNSGWMPPHPTFFIKNECYKKYGVFNLKLKSAADYELMLRMIHVHKIKTAYIPQVLVRMRVGGKSNVTLMNRIKANREDKLAWELNSVKPKFYTLLMKPLSKLGQFLKK from the coding sequence ATGAAGATTTCTATCGTTACGGTATGTTATAATAGTGCAGAAACCATTGAGGATACTATTCTTTCAGTAATTAATCAAAGTTATCCGGATATTGAATACATATTAATTGACGGAGGTTCAAAGGACAGGACGCTTGAAATTATTGGACGGTATAAAAATAAAATTGCAAAGGTAGTTTCTGAACCTGACAAAGGCATTTACGATGCTATTAATAAAGGAGTGCATCTCGCTACAGGCGAAATTGTTGCCGTGCTTAATTCAGATGATTTTTATGTGGATGATACAGTAATAGCTACTGTTATTAATACATTCAAAACAAGCCAATGTGATTGTGTGTATGGTGATTTGCAGTACGTTTCACGCGAAAATCCCGATAAGGTTACTCGGCATTGGGTAGCCGGAAATTACAAAGAAGGTATGTTTAACAGTGGTTGGATGCCACCACATCCCACCTTCTTTATAAAAAATGAATGTTATAAAAAGTATGGCGTTTTTAATTTAAAACTAAAATCGGCAGCTGATTATGAATTGATGTTGCGGATGATTCACGTGCATAAAATTAAAACTGCTTATATTCCACAAGTGCTAGTGAGGATGCGTGTTGGCGGAAAAAGCAATGTAACGCTCATGAACCGTATTAAAGCAAATCGAGAAGACAAATTAGCTTGGGAATTGAATAGTGTCAAACCGAAATTCTATACGCTACTCATGAAACCCTTATCCAAGTTGGGACAATTTTTAAAAAAATAA